In Nicotiana tabacum cultivar K326 chromosome 2, ASM71507v2, whole genome shotgun sequence, the following proteins share a genomic window:
- the LOC107798711 gene encoding uncharacterized protein LOC107798711, producing MASLSPVDTFANFDKNKIMKLAKYYPSEFDENKLRELGFQLDNFIVYAQKCDSKFLNLKGIKDLARVMVETKFDQTWTHVYLHVKFTLIITVAAASVERAFSSMKYIKNDLRNRMDEDFLNNCLVCYIERGIFKTVSNDAIIDRFQSMKTRRGQL from the coding sequence ATGGCTAGTTTGAGTCCGGTTGATACATTTGCAAATTTTGACAAGAACAAGATAATGAAATTGGCCAAGTATTATCCAAGTGAATTTGATGAAAACAAGCTTCGGGAACTTGGTTTTCAACTCGATAACTTCATTGTCTATGCTCAAAAGTGTGATAGCAAGTTTCTTAACTTGAAAGGAATTAAAGATCTTGCTAGAGTGATGGTTGAGACAAAATTTGATCAGACTTGGACACATGTATATTTACATGTGAAGTTCACTTTAATTATAACTGTTGCTGCCGCAAGCGTGGAAAGAGCATTCTCATCGATGAAGTACATCAAAAATGATCTACGCAACAGGATGGATGAAGATTTCTTAAATAATTGTTTAGTTTGCTATATAGAGCGTGGGATATTTAAGACTGTAAGTAATGATGCTATTATTGACCGTTTTCAAAGTATGAAAACTCGTCGGGGACAATTGTAA
- the LOC107798714 gene encoding putative serine/threonine-protein kinase PBL7 codes for MGWFPCSGSSKQTSKKRKKKKDSTNSVQLGSEKLKAKNLLGSKDDVKDGESSQIAAKTFTFRELAAAARNFRGDCLLGEGGFGRVYKGRLDSNQIVAIKQLDRNGLQGNREFLVEVLMLSLLHHPNLVNLIGYCADGDQRLLVYEYMPLGSLDDHLHDLTPAKKVLDWNTRMKIAAGAAKGLEYLHDKASPPVIYRDLKCSNILLGEGYHPKLSDFGLAKLGPVGDNTHVSTRVMGTYGYCAPEYAMTGQLTLKSDVYSFGVVLLEIITGRKAIENSKTGGEHNLVAWARPLFKERRKFSQMADPVLQGQYPVRGLYQALAVAAMCVHEQPNMRPVIADVVTALSYLAAQRFDSDSTQGVQNSRWTPATPPRTKRDGDKRQKGGSSEARW; via the exons ATGGGTTGGTTTCCATGTTCTGGATCATCGAAGCAGACctcaaagaagaggaaaaagaagaaagactcGACCAATTCGGTCCAACTTGGTTCTG AAAAGTTGAAGGCAAAGAATCTGTTAGGCTCAAAGGACGATGTTAAGGATGGAGAGTCTAGTCAAATTGCAGCCAAGACTTTCACATTTCGTGAATTAGCAGCTGCAGCAAGAAACTTTCGAGGTGATTGTCTTCTTGGAGAGGGAGGTTTTGGAAGAGTATACAAAGGGCGGCTCGATTCCAATCAG ATTGTTGCCATCAAGCAACTCGATCGTAATGGATTGCAAGGGAACAGGGAATTTCTTGTTGAAGTGCTAATGCTAAGTTTGTTACACCATCCTAACCTGGTAAATTTAATTGGCTATTGTGCTGACGGAGATCAGAGACTTCTGGTTTACGAATATATGCCACTAGGATCATTGGATGACCATCTTCATG ATCTTACGCCCGCTAAGAAAGTGCTCGATTGGAACACGAGAATGAAAATTGCAGCTGGAGCAGCAAAGGGCTTGGAATATTTACATGACAAGGCAAGCCCGCCCGTAATATACCGCGATTTAAAATGCTCTAATATTTTGCTTGGTGAGGGGTATCATCCAAAGCTATCCGACTTCGGATTGGCCAAGTTGGGGCCCGTTGGAGATAACACCCATGTCTCGACAAGAGTTATGGGTACTTATGGGTACTGCGCTCCGGAGTATGCTATGACTGGTCAGTTGACTTTAAAGTCGGATGTTTACAGCTTTGGGGTTGTCCTCTTGGAGATCATAACTGGCAGGAAAgcaattgaaaattcaaaaactgGAGGAGAGCACAATCTGGTTGCATGG GCAAGACCCTTGTTCAAAGAGCGGAGGAAATTCTCACAGATGGCTGATCCTGTACTTCAAGGCCAATATCCCGTTAGAGGTTTGTATCAAGCTCTAGCAGTTGCAGCAATGTGTGTTCACGAGCAACCTAACATGCGTCCAGTCATAGCAGATGTTGTCACAGCCTTGTCTTACCTTGCTGCACAAAGATTTGACAGTGATAGTACTCAGGGAGTTCAAAACTCGCGCTGGACACCTGCTACTCCACCTAGAACGAAACGAGATGGTGATAAGCGACAAAAGGGTGGAAGTTCTGAAGCTAGATGGTGA